A single region of the Penaeus vannamei isolate JL-2024 chromosome 23, ASM4276789v1, whole genome shotgun sequence genome encodes:
- the Sol1 gene encoding suppressor of lurcher protein 1 — MRSLLGLFLLAAAATPGGASLTHSVSRRCNDTISSAYESEGVVTSPGFPSRYDPHTSCSFTFVGARHQRVRVLFTEFSLREPPEHLRPHERCLHTDWVAVYNVINGSSKQEIDHFCGTTVPNSVMSASSGLQLVFKSGSRSPIEKDLQNPRMGFSARFKFVSDLGLKSGRQMSDGSCHFVFNSTEARNGTLYSPNPEGFYPLDTTCVYFFYGLPGEIVRIIFKYFDVEGVLPCNSESDSDYLEFSNFPSADRKIPTFCGYMAPNVIHSDSSYFRMTFRSNSKFGGTGFAADYQFLDNSRHPFAIKRVIGAAFVNGGQHSRANWLLVVTVTSFLIVKTLQLGCSCIKEIA; from the exons ATGCGGAGTCTGCTGGGCCTCTTCCTCCTGGCGGCTGCGGCGACGCCAGGCGGGGCCAGCCTCACGCACTCGGTGTCGC GCCGCTGCAACGACACGATCTCCAGCGCCTACGAGAGCGAGGGCGTGGTCACCTCCCCCGGCTTCCCCTCCCGCTACGACCCCCACACCAGCTGCTCCTTCACCTTCGTCGGCGCCCGTCACCAGCGGGTCAGGGTCCTCTTCACCGAGTTCAGCCTGAGGGAGCCACCGGAGCACCTGCGGCCGCACGAgag ATGCCTCCACACGGACTGGGTGGCCGTCTACAACGTGATCAACGGCAGCAGCAAACAGGAGATTGATCACTTCTGCGGAACGACGGTACCCAACTCCGTCATGTCTGCCTCATCTG GTCTCCAGCTGGTTTTTAAATCGGGGTCAAGAAGCCCGATTGAAAAAGACCTGCAGAATCCACGCATGGGGTTCTCAGCCAGGTTCAAATTCGTCTCGG ACCTCGGCCTCAAAAGTGGACGCCAGATGTCGGACGGGAGTTGCCACTTCGTCTTCAACAGCACTGAGGCCCGGAATGGCACCCTCTATTCGCCCAATCCAGAGGGCTTCTACCCACTGGACACCACCTGCGTTTATTTCTTCTATGGTCTGCCAGGCGAGATCGTCAGAATCATTTTCAAGTACTTCGATGTGGAGGGAGTTTTGCC gTGCAATTCCGAGTCCGACAGCGACTACCTCGAGTTCTCCAACTTCCCGAGCGCCGACCGCAAAATCCCGACCTTCTGCGGCTACATGGCTCCCAACGTCATTCACAGCGACTCCTCTTACTTCAGGATGACGTTCAGAAGCAACAGCAAATTCGGAGGAACTGGATTTGCTGCCGATTACCAGTTTCTGGATAACTCGAGGCATCCCTTTGCTATTAAGAGGGTCATTGGGGCGGCTTTTGTGAATGGag GTCAACACAGTCGAGCAAATTGGCTCCTAGTAGTGACTGTCACTTCATTCTTAATTGTCAAGACCCTGCAGTTAGGATGTTCCTGTATAAAAGAAATTGCATAA